The sequence GCTGAGCGCAGTCAACGCCACGGTGAAGGGGAGGCTGCTGAGGAAGTCCGGCATGCCGCCTCCTGTCGCTACCTCGTGGTCTGGGGAAGCGCAGCGCCGCAACCCGCCCTCATGTTATCGCAACACGAGCGTTGCTGAAGTGGGCGGAGTCACTCTTTTCCAGCGCAGTCCGCGCAGGTGCCGAACAGCTCGACCGTGTGCTCCATATCCGTGAAACCGTGTTCGGCTCCCCGCTGTGCCGCCCACTGCTCCACCGTCGCCGCATCCAGCTCGACGGTGGCCCCACAACGCCGGCACACCAGGTGGTGGTGGTGCTGCCGGGTGAGGCACTTGCGATAGAGCGACTCGCCGTCGGTCGCCCGCAGCACGTCCACCTCACCCCGATCGGCAAGCACCTGCATCGTCCGGTACACGGTGGCCAGACCGACCTCCTCACCGCGGTCGCGCAGCATCTCGTGCAGCTGCTGTGCGCTGCGGAAGTCGTCGGTGCCGTCCAACAGCTCGGCGACGGCGGTGCGCTGCCGGGTCATCCGTTGCACTGGCCTACCTCCTACTCCGAAAGCCTGACGTCGTCCGGAACGTCCGGGTGCGGGTCGCCGCGGCGGCGCCGCCGCGGACGGACGATCGTGCGGACGATTGCCACTCCAGCGTAGACCGTCACCGCGAGCACCACGATGGTTGCGCCGGGGGAGAGCTGCTGGGTGAAGGTGATCAGCAGACCGCCCACGCACAGCAACGCGCCCAGGCCCATCGCCAAGCCCATCGTGCGCCGGAACGAGCTGGTCAGCTGCTGCGCGATCGCCACCGGCACGATCATCAGCGCGCTCACCAGCAGCAGCCCGACCACTCGCATGGCGACCGTCACGGTCAGCGCCGCCACCACGGCGATCGCCAGGTTGAGCACTCGCACCGGCAGCCCGGTGGACCGGGCGAACTCCTCGTCCTGGCTGACCGCGAACAGGGCGGTGCGCGCGCCCAGGCCCACCACCAGGATGACGGCGGAGAGCACCACGGTGGTGAGCAGCTCGCTGGGGGAGACGGTCGCCAGGGAGCCGAACAGGTAGCTCATCAGGTTCGCGTTGGTGCCGCCGGCCACCCCGATCAGCACCACACCGCCGGCGATACCGCCGTAGAACAACAGGGCCAGGGCCACGTCACCACTGGTACGTCCCCGGGCGCTCACCACGTCGATCAGGATCGCCCCGATCACCGCGGCGACGACGGCGCCCAGCACTGCGTAGGCGTCGTTCGGCTCCGCATGGGTCCAGGCGCCAACGAGCCAGCCCATCGCCACCCCGGTCAGGGCGACATGGCCGACCCCGTCGCCAAGCAGGGACAGCCGACGCTGGACCAGGTAGGTGCCTACCACCGGCGCGGTGAAACCGACGATCAGTGCCGCCAGCAGCGAGCGCTGCAGCAAGGGCGAGGACAGCGCCGTGGACATCATCTCCCACCAGGTACTCATGGCAGGCTCCGTTGCAGCACCGACTCGTCCCCGTAGCTCTCGTCCTCACCGTGATCGTCGTGCAGGTGCTGGTGACCGACGACCGCGTGAGCGCCGACGGCCAGGGGAGGATCGCCGTCGTGCACGATCCGGCCGTGCCGGAGCACTACGGCACGCTGCAGGATCGAGGACATCCCGGCCACCTCGTGCAGCACGACCACGATGGTCATCCCCTCGCCGTGCAGCCGTTGCAGCAGCCGCATCAGGGTGTCCTGGGTGGGGGTGTCCACCCCGGCCATCGGTTCGTCCAGCAGCAGCAGGTCCGGCCGGCGCGCCAGCGCTCGGGCGATCGCCACCCGCTGCTGCTGACCGCCGGAGAGGTGCTGCACGGCGGTGTGCGCGCGATCGGCAAGATCCACGGTCTCGAGTGCGGCCAGGGCGCTGGCTCGGGCTCCACGGTGCAGGCGAAGGGTGCGCCGGTTCAGCAACCCGGTGAGCACGACTTCGATCGCCGTGGCTGGTAGACCCGAGGGGGCGGCAGCGCGTTGGGGCACGTACCCGACCCGCTCCCACGGCACGGCACGGCGAGCGGACAGCGAGGTACCGAACAGCCGCACCTGCCCCGTGCTCGCCGCAGTGATGCCGAGCAGGGCGCGCATCAAGGTGGACTTGCCCGACCCGTTGGCGCCGAGCAGCGCGAGTGCTTCACCGGCGCCGACCCGGAGGCTGACGTTCTGCAGCACGCGTGCGGAGTCGTAGGCCACGCTCAGCCCGGTCGCGTCGATCACCGGGCTGCCCGGAGCGGGGTGACCGGTAGCGCCCAGCGCACCGGGTGCCGGGTGGTCGGGTGGCTGTGATGCGGTCATGGGCACTCCAGGGCAGCGGTCAGGGCGGTCAGGTTGGTGCGCATCACGCTGAGGTAGTCGGCGTCAGGGTCGGTGAGGGTCTCCAGCGGGTCCAGTCGCTGTACGGTGATCCCGAGCTCGTGAGCCAATGCTTCGGCCACATGGGGGTTGACCAGGGACTCGGTGAAGATCGTGCTCACGTTCTCGGTACGGATCACCTGGGCGATCTCCTGCAGCCGGGCCGGCGAGGGCTCGTTCTCCGGATCCAGACCGGCGATGCCGACCTGGTCGAAGCCGTACCGGGCGGCCAGGTAGCCGTACGCCTCGTGGCTGACCACGATCACGTGCTGGGAGCAGGAGTCCAGGGCGGTCGCGAAGTCCTCGTCCAGACCGGTCAGCTCGCCGACCAGCTCTGCGGCATTGGCGGCATAGGTCTCGGCATTCTCCGGGTCGATCGCGCTGAGCGCCGCGGCGACCTGATCGGCCACGCCGGCCAGCCGGGTGGGGTCGAGCCAGAAGTGCGGGTCGGTGCCGGTGTGGCCGTGGCCGTCGTCATGGGCGTGGGTGTGGCCGTGCTCGTCTTCGTCGTGGCTGTGGCCTTGCTCGTCTTCGTCGTGGCTGTGGCCTTCGTGTTCCTCGGCGCTGTGGGCGTCCTCTTCGTGGCTCGCACCGTCGTGGCTCGCCTCGTCGTGGCTCGCACCGTCGTGCTCGTGATCTTCGTCGTCTTCATCGAGATGGCCGTCCTCGCCGAGCTGGTCGTCCTCGGCGGCGACCGTGTCGACCACCTGCGGCCCGTCGATCTCGGCGAGGGCGTCGTCCAGCGCAGGTTGAAACCCGGACAGGGTGAGCACCAGCTCCGCGCTCTCCAGGGTGAGGACGTCGCGGGTAGTCAGCTCCAGATCGTGCGGTTCCGCGCCGGCGGGGGTGAGGGACTGGACCTCCACGTCGGGCCCACCGACCTGCTCAGCGACGAACTGCAGCGGGTAGAAGGAGGCGACCACGCTGACCTGCCCGGTAGTGGCATGGCCCGGGGCGCAGCCGCTGAGTGCGAGGGCGGCGACGGCGGCAGCAGCGAGCGTCCCCGCACACTTTCCGCCAACACTCATGGGAACGATTCTCACTCCAGGGAGGGGGCGTGTCAAAGTGAGCGTGCTCACGCACCCGCGGATTCGCGCGCCCACCCGAAGGCCCGCACCTGCCACCCGTCGCCCGCGCAACTGAGTACCGAATGCGTTCCCCGCGCAACTGAGTACCGAATGGACATCGGAGGACCGAAAATTCGGTACTCCAGTGTCCAGATGGTCCTCAGACAGATGTGCAGGAGGTAGTGCCGCCCGTCGGATGGGGCGCGGTGGTCGGGGTGCGGGGAAGTGCGTGGAGGCGGTGCTCGGCGGGGCGTGGAGGCGGTGCTCGGTGGACCGGTAGCCTGGTGCGCACGAATCGCCCGGACCAGCCAGGTCGGGCTCGCCTATCCAGGAGTGTATGAAGTGGCCAAGGAGCCGTCGCGTCTCGATGCCGTCGTCAATCTCGCCAAGCGCCGGGGTTTCGTCTTCCCCTCGGGGGAGATCTACGGCGGTACCCGCTCCGCGTGGGACTACGGCCCATTGGGGGTGGAGCTGAAGGAGAACATCAAGCGGCAGTGGTGGCAGCACATGGTCCGCGGCCGCGACGACGTGGTGGGGCTCGACTCATCGGTGATCCTGCCGAAGCAGGTGTGGGTGGCCTCCGGGCACGTGGGCGTGTTCACCGACCCGCTGACCGAGTGCCTCTCCTGCCACAAGCGGTTCCGCGAGGACCAGATGATCGAGGAGTTCGAAGAGAAGAAGGGTCGTTCCCCGGAAGGCGGCCTCGCCGAGATCGCCTGCCCGAACTGTGGGACCCGTGGCCAGTGGACCGAGCCCCGTGACTTCAACATGATGCTGAAGACCCACCTCGGTGTGCTCGAGGACGAGTCCGGGTTGCACTACCTGCGCCCGGAGACCGCACAGGGCATCTTCGTCAACTTCGCCTCGGTGATGAGTGCCGCGCGGAAGAAGCCACCGTTCGGCATCGGCCAGATCGGTAAGTCGTTCCGGAACGAGATCACCCCAGGCAACTTCATCTTCCGCACCCGTGAGTTCGAGCAGATGGAGATGGAGTTCTTCGTCCAGCCGGGCAGCGACGAGGAGTGGCACCAGTACTGGATCGACAACCGCACCGACTGGTACACCGATCTGGGCATCGACCGCGAGAACCTGCGCCACTTCGAACACCCGACCGAGAAGCTCTCCCATTACTCCAAGCGCACCGTGGACATCGAGTACCGGTTCGGATTCTCCGGCAGCGAGTGGGGTGAGCTGGAAGGTATCGCCAACCGCACCGACTTCGACCTGTCGACGCACACCGAGCACTCCGGTCAGGACCTGTCCGTCTTCGACCAGGCCACCGGCCAGCGGTGGGTGCCGTACGTGATCGAGCCTGCGGCCGGCCTGACCCGCTCGTTGATGGCCTTCCTGGTGGAGGCCTATGCCGAGGACGAGGCTCCGAACGCCAAGGGTGGGGTGGACAAGCGCACCGTGCTGCGCCTGGACCACCGGCTCGCCCCAGTGAAGGCGGCGGTCTTGCCGCTCTCCCGGAACGAGGCGCTGTCCCCGGTGGCCCGAGACCTGGCCGCTGAGCTGCGGAAGAACTGGAACGTGGACTTCGACGACGCCGGCGCCATCGGGCGCCGCTACCGCCGTCAGGACGAGATCGGCACTCCGTACTGCGTCACCGTGGACTTCGACTCCCTGGAGGACCAAGCGGTCACCATCCGGGAGCGGGACAGCATGACCCAGGAACGTGTCGGCCTCGATCAGGTGCAGGCCTACCTCGGCGCCCGTCTGGTCGGAGCCTGACCGAGTGGGCCACAAGCACGCCGGGCACAGCTCAGTAGAGCTGGCCGCCGGACCCGCACGCCGGGTCCGGCGCGTGCTGGCCGGGATCACCATCCCGCTGCTGCTCGCCACGCTGATCGGCCTCGCCGTGCTCTGGCCGCGTGGCGACACCCCGGTCGGTTCGCAGCCGAGCCCGTTCGAGGGGTCACAGTTCGTGCTGGCCGAGGTGGTGGAGGTCACCGGGGAGACCGGCAAGGAGATCCGCGCCGAGCTGGAGGACGGCTCCGGGGACGTGGTCCCGGTGCAGGTGCCGCCGGAGATCATGGCCGGCGGGGTGGATGCGGGCGACCAGATCCGGGTGTTCTTCACCGCCAGTGCGATGGGATCAGGCAGCCCGTACGTGTTCGTGGACTTCGTTCGCGACCTTCCGTTGCTGCTGCTCGCCGGCGTGTATCTGCTCGTGGTGCTCGCCGTGGCGCGGGTGCGCGGGCTGATGGCGATCGTCGGCCTGCTCGCCTCGATGGGTGTCGTCGTGGTGTTCCTCCTGCCTGCGCTGATGGCCGGGGGACCGCCGTTACCGATCACCTTGGTAGGGGCGAGCGCGATGATGTTCATCGCCGTCTATCTGGCCCATGGCGTCTCGATTCGGACCACCACCGCGCTGCTCGGTACCTTCGTCGGTCTGGCGATCACCACGCTGCTGGCTGCCTGGTCTACCAGCGCCGCCGAGCTGTCCGGCGGTAGCTCGGACGCGTCGATCATGATGAACGCCATGCTGCCCGGGGTCGGGGTGCGCGAGCTACTGCTCTGCGGGATCGTGATAGCCGGCCTCGGTGCTCTCAATGACGTGACCATCACGCAGGCCTCGGCCGTCTGGGAGCTGCACTCCGAGTCCCCGCATGCGCCGCGGCGGAGGCTGTTCTCCCGGGCGATGCGGATCGGCCGGGACCACATCGCCTCCACGGTGTACACGCTCGCGTTCGCCTACGTCGGAGCTGCGCTGCCAACTCTGATGCTGGTGATGCTGTACGACCGCACGCTGGGCTCGACGCTGACTGCCGGGGAGATCGCCGAGGAGCTCGTGCGCACCCTGGTCTCCTCGATCGGACTGGTGCTAGCCATCCCGGCGACCACCGCGCTCGCGGCCCTGCTGGTGCGCACCCGCGGCGCAGCGTCGGGCGCGAGTAGCACGACAGCGGGCGACGGGGACGCGGAACTGACCGGCGGAGCGGCTGGCAGCGACCGCTGACGTGCGAAGGTCCTCAGGCACTGACCCGCGGTACCCGCGCAGGTGCCGGGCCCGCTAGGTGGACGGAGCCACGCGCTGACGAGGCCGTTCGTAGACTGACGTGGTGTCCCTGCGCGTCGCGATGATCAGCGTGCACACCTCCCCGGGTGCTGCACCGGGGGCCGGTGATGTGGGCGGGATGAACGTCGTCATCCGCCAGCTGAGCCGCGAGCTCGCCCGCCTAGGTTCCGCCGTCGAGATCCTTACCCGCCGCACCGACCCCGAGGCGCCCGCCAGCATCGAGCTCGACCCGGGTGTGCGGCTGCGGCACCTGGACGCCGGACCAGCTGAAGTGCTGCCGAAGAGCGCGCACGAAGCGCTGGTGCCCGAGTTCGCCAAGGCCCTCGGCGCGCTACCGGCGTACGACCTGGTGCACGCCCATCACTGGTACTCCGGCGTGGCGGCGCAAGCGGCTGCCGCCGCCTGGGGCGCGCCGCTGGTGCAGTCCCTGCACAGCATCGCGGCTGCCCCGCACACCCCGCTCAGTGCGGGCGAGCGGCCGGAGTCGCCGGGACGGCTCGCCGCCGAGGAGGCGCTGGCGAGCCAGGCCGATGCGCTGCACGCGGTCAGCGCCGCTGAACGGGACATCATTGTCGACCGTCTGGGTGCCAGCCGCGGCCGGGTCACCGTGATCCCGCCAGGGGTGGACACCCGTCAGTTCCACCCAGGGCGTGCCGCCAGGCCCGGGGCGGACTACCTGCTCATGGCCGCCCGGCTGGAGCCGCTCAAGGGCGCCGATCTGGCGATCGAGACGTTGGCCCGGATCGACCCGGCGCTGGTGGGCGAGCTGATCATCTCCGGTGGCGCGACCAGCGGGTTCGACGACTACGTCGCTGGCCTGCACCAGTTGGTGGCCGACCGCGGTGTGGCGGAGCGGGTCCGCTTCGTCGGCGCACGCGACCGGGATGAGCTGGCCCGGTTGATGGCCGGAGCGCGGCTCTTCCTCAATCCGTCACACTCGGAGACCTACGGCCTCACCGTGCTGGAAGCCTCGGCAAGTGGTGTGCCGGTGGTCGCTGCCGCCGCCGGTGGGCTGGTGGAAGCGGTCCGGCACGGCGAGACCGGCCTCGTGTTGCACCACCGCGACCCACAACTCTGGGCCGATGCGGTGACCGGTCTGCTCCGGGACCCGGCCGAAGCCCGCCGGGTTGCCGAGGGAGGCCTCGTCCATGCTCGGCGACATACCTGGGCGCTGATGGCGGAGCGGACGCTCGCCGCCTACCGAGGACTCCTTCAGCGATCCTGACTCGGCTGGCCGCGGTGACACCTCATTCCGGCGGTGAGCCGGTGCGAAGCCAGAAGACCGTGTCGGCGAGGACCTGGGCGTGGTCCAGCTCGGGGTGCCCCAGGAGGCGCTGCAGCCGGAGCCCGTCGGCAATAGCCACGACCAGCCGGGCCGCGGTCACAGGATCCGCGGACGAGGCCCAGCGCCCAGCAGACTGCTCGAGCGTGATCCCGGCCGCGATCCGGGCGACAAGGCGGTCGTACCGGTCCGTAAACCACTGGTTGGTCGGATGATCCGGGCTGGTGCTCTCGGCTGACAGTACGGTCATCAGCTCGACTAGGTGCGGGGTCTTGGCGTTGTGGCGCACGCCGTCGACGAATCCGTCGACCTCGTCTTCGTGCGCAGCGGCGGCCTGGACGTGAGCGGCGGTCTCTTCCTCGCGCACCTCGACGACGGCCTGCAGCAGGTCGGCCTTGGAACGGAAGTAGTGCAGCAGTCCCTGTTGGGTGAGCCCGCACGCCTCGGCGATTCGCTGCAGGGAGCCGGATCTGTACCCGTCTCGGGCGAAGATCCGGGTGGCCTCGGCGACGATCCGGTCCCGTGTCTGCTGTCCCTTAGCGGTCTTTCCTCGGGCAGAACGCGACTCCATGTATGGACCCTATCGGTCGGTGAGCGGCCGTTCGGGGCCGTTCGATGGGCATGGACGTCTCGGTGCTCGCGGCCGGCAACGGGTACCCGCTTGCTAAATCGTGCCGAGTCCCCATAACCTACCGAGTACTCGGTAGGTAAACAAGGGAGACAAAGATGCCTTCGCGATCCATCGTGACTAGACGTTCGCTGCTCGCGGCCAGTGCCGGCTTGTTCGCCCTGGCCGGGTGCTCGCAGTCCGAGCCGACTGGCGGAGCGGACAAGATCACCTGGCGGGACCACCTGATGGCGCCGCGGCCGCTGAGCATGGAGATGTTCGAGGCGTTCACCTCCAGTGCAGGGATGCAGGTCGAGTACTCCGACTACGACGCTCCAGGCCTGGGGCAGGCACTGCAGCTGGCCAAGCAGAGCGGACAGATGCCGGACGTGTTCGCCCTCGGCGGTCTGGAACTGCCTGCAGCCACCCTGTTCGAACAAGGGTGGTTCGCGGCGCTGCCGTTGTCCGACGCGTCTGTGGACCTCCTGCCCGAGGAGGCCAAGCTGCCAGGCATCACGGCCTTCGACGGCGCGCAGTACAGCCTGCCCATCTTCTCGGCACGCGATGGCAACGCCTACACCTGGTACCTGTCCTCCACCGTGGAGGAGGCAGGCCTGGACCCAGACTCCCCACCCGAGACCTACGACGAGTTCCGGCAGGCGTGCCGGGCCGTGGTGCAGAGCAGCGGGGGCAGCGTCCAGGGCTGGATGGCCAAGCTCGGTGCGATCGACCACATGGGCAGCAACATCAATAATCTCGTGCAGGCCGCCGGTTTTCAGGGCGCCAACGGCCTCGACTACCGGACCGGTGAGTTCTCGTTCGCGTCCGATCCGTACCTCACCGTGCTCGAGTTCCTGCTGTCGCTGAAGCAAGACCAGCTGATGCTGCCGGGCTCGGTCCAGCTCAAGGACTCGCCCGCGATCACCCGCTGGGCTGCCGGTGAGGCGGCGTTCCATATCAACGACTCGCACGTGGCGGGTGTGGTGAAGAACCAGGCCGAGGAGGTGGCGGGGGAGCTTCGCGTGGGCAACGTGCTCGTCCCCGACAAGGGGACGCCCCCGCAGATGTACTGCAACGCCACGGGTGGGATGTTCTGGCTCAGCCAGGAGTCGGAGAACCAGGATGCCGTCGGTCAGCTGCTCGACACCTTCTGCACCGAGGACTACTTCGTGCGCCTCGCAGCCATGATGGGCAGGCCACCCTTGCTGCTCGACGCGGTGAAGTCAGCCGAGGTGCTGCCCGCGTATGCGCAGGCGCAGGACTGGAACGCCCAGCAGGTCCACCTCGGCCCGATCCCCTCGGTCCGCAACCCCGCGGTCGTCACCGTCTCCAGCCAGACCCGCCCGGTTCAGCCGGACTTCGGGGACATCGTGGAGGGCTTGTTCTCGGGACAGATCACCGATGCCAGGCGGGCGCTGACCGAGCTCGACTCCGCACTGTCGACCGAGCGGGACCGCGCAATCGAGGCAGCAGCCCAGAAGGGGGCCGTGGCCAGCGTCGAGGACTGGAGCTTCATCGACTGGCAGCCCGGCGCCGACTACACCACCCAGACCGGCTAGTTCGCCCCTGCTCCTTTGACTGGCCGAGACGAGCACCGCAGACGAAAGGCACAGATGTCCCATCGCGCAGCCACCATGACCGAGACCGCACCCACGGCGGGCCGCCGTCCTCACATCGTGCTGATCGTCGCCGACGACCTCGGCTACGGCGACCTCAGCTGCACCGGATCCTCGCTCGTACGCACCCCCCGCATCGACAGCTTGGCCCGTGATGGCGCGCTCTTCAGCAACATGTATGCGCCGGCGCCGACCTGCACGCCCTCGAGAGCCGGGCTGATGACCGGCCGCTACGCGCAACGGGTCGGGCTGCCGCGGGTCATCTTTCCCGAGGAACCGCTGGGACTCTCGGGCGAGGAGACGACGGTCGCGGAGATGCTCGCGCACGCGGGCTACCGCTGCGGGATCTTCGGCAAGTGGCACCTGGGGGCGCGTGCGGACCATCATCCACGCCGACACGGGTTCGACCGGTTCGTCGGGCTTCCCTACAGCAACGACATGCACCCGCTCCGGCTCTGGGTCGACGACCAGGAGCTGCCCGAGCCCGTCGACCAGACGATGCTCACCCGGCGTTATACCGATGAGGCGATCGACTTCATCGACGCCGCGGGGGACCAGCCGTTCTTCGTCTACCTCCCGCACACGATGCCGCACATCCCGCTGCATGTGGAAGAGAGCTTCCGTGGCACGTCCGATGCCGGCACCTATGGCGACACGGTTGAGTGCATCGATCACCACGTCGGCCGGCTGCTGGACCATCTCGAGCAGCGAGGCCTAGCCGAGGACACCGTGGTGATCTTCACCAGCGACAATGGGCCGTGGTTCGAGGGCGGCACCGGTGGGCTGCGAGGCCGCAAGATCGACACCTACGAGGGTGGCATCAAGATGCCGTTCGTCGCCCGCTGGCCGGGCGTCATCGAGGAGGGGCGGCGCGTCGAGGGGCTGGGCTGCTTTATCGACCTGCTTCCGACGTTCGCCGCGCTCGCGGGCACCACCCCGCCCGCCGACATCGACGGGATCGACATCAGCGCCCTGCTCACCGGCGGTACGGCCGGGCAGGACCGCTCGCTGTTCTTCCTCAGCAACTGGTCGCTCAACGCGGTGCGCCGGGGGCGGTGGAAGCTCCATCTGGACCGGTTCCCCACCAAGGACCGCCGCGAGCTGCCGCAGTTGTTCGACCTGGAGCGTGATCCGCAGGAGTGCTACAACCTGCGTTCGCTGTTCCCGGACGAGTTCGACGCACTGCTCGAGAGGGCCACTGCCTTCGCCGAGGAGATCGCGGCACAACGCCCGCAGGCCGAGGCCCGGGCGGGTATGGCGCCGGAGCAGATCTACGATCCCGCCACCTTCGGCACCGACGCGCCACCGCGGGAGTCTGCGTGAGCGTCCCCGCTCTCTCCGCGCGCCATCGGCGCGTCCGGCGTACCGAGCTGTGGGCGTACGCGTTCCTGCTGCCGACGATCGTGCTGTATGGCGTGTTCACCGTGTACCCGATCGTGGGCAGCTACTGGTACTCGTTCGTCGACTGGAACGGCTTCGATGCGAT is a genomic window of Ruania zhangjianzhongii containing:
- a CDS encoding Fur family transcriptional regulator — protein: MTRQRTAVAELLDGTDDFRSAQQLHEMLRDRGEEVGLATVYRTMQVLADRGEVDVLRATDGESLYRKCLTRQHHHHLVCRRCGATVELDAATVEQWAAQRGAEHGFTDMEHTVELFGTCADCAGKE
- a CDS encoding metal ABC transporter permease, whose amino-acid sequence is MSTWWEMMSTALSSPLLQRSLLAALIVGFTAPVVGTYLVQRRLSLLGDGVGHVALTGVAMGWLVGAWTHAEPNDAYAVLGAVVAAVIGAILIDVVSARGRTSGDVALALLFYGGIAGGVVLIGVAGGTNANLMSYLFGSLATVSPSELLTTVVLSAVILVVGLGARTALFAVSQDEEFARSTGLPVRVLNLAIAVVAALTVTVAMRVVGLLLVSALMIVPVAIAQQLTSSFRRTMGLAMGLGALLCVGGLLITFTQQLSPGATIVVLAVTVYAGVAIVRTIVRPRRRRRGDPHPDVPDDVRLSE
- a CDS encoding metal ABC transporter ATP-binding protein, with amino-acid sequence MTASQPPDHPAPGALGATGHPAPGSPVIDATGLSVAYDSARVLQNVSLRVGAGEALALLGANGSGKSTLMRALLGITAASTGQVRLFGTSLSARRAVPWERVGYVPQRAAAPSGLPATAIEVVLTGLLNRRTLRLHRGARASALAALETVDLADRAHTAVQHLSGGQQQRVAIARALARRPDLLLLDEPMAGVDTPTQDTLMRLLQRLHGEGMTIVVVLHEVAGMSSILQRAVVLRHGRIVHDGDPPLAVGAHAVVGHQHLHDDHGEDESYGDESVLQRSLP
- a CDS encoding metal ABC transporter substrate-binding protein, which produces MSVGGKCAGTLAAAAVAALALSGCAPGHATTGQVSVVASFYPLQFVAEQVGGPDVEVQSLTPAGAEPHDLELTTRDVLTLESAELVLTLSGFQPALDDALAEIDGPQVVDTVAAEDDQLGEDGHLDEDDEDHEHDGASHDEASHDGASHEEDAHSAEEHEGHSHDEDEQGHSHDEDEHGHTHAHDDGHGHTGTDPHFWLDPTRLAGVADQVAAALSAIDPENAETYAANAAELVGELTGLDEDFATALDSCSQHVIVVSHEAYGYLAARYGFDQVGIAGLDPENEPSPARLQEIAQVIRTENVSTIFTESLVNPHVAEALAHELGITVQRLDPLETLTDPDADYLSVMRTNLTALTAALECP
- a CDS encoding glycine--tRNA ligase; the encoded protein is MAKEPSRLDAVVNLAKRRGFVFPSGEIYGGTRSAWDYGPLGVELKENIKRQWWQHMVRGRDDVVGLDSSVILPKQVWVASGHVGVFTDPLTECLSCHKRFREDQMIEEFEEKKGRSPEGGLAEIACPNCGTRGQWTEPRDFNMMLKTHLGVLEDESGLHYLRPETAQGIFVNFASVMSAARKKPPFGIGQIGKSFRNEITPGNFIFRTREFEQMEMEFFVQPGSDEEWHQYWIDNRTDWYTDLGIDRENLRHFEHPTEKLSHYSKRTVDIEYRFGFSGSEWGELEGIANRTDFDLSTHTEHSGQDLSVFDQATGQRWVPYVIEPAAGLTRSLMAFLVEAYAEDEAPNAKGGVDKRTVLRLDHRLAPVKAAVLPLSRNEALSPVARDLAAELRKNWNVDFDDAGAIGRRYRRQDEIGTPYCVTVDFDSLEDQAVTIRERDSMTQERVGLDQVQAYLGARLVGA
- a CDS encoding YibE/F family protein, with protein sequence MGHKHAGHSSVELAAGPARRVRRVLAGITIPLLLATLIGLAVLWPRGDTPVGSQPSPFEGSQFVLAEVVEVTGETGKEIRAELEDGSGDVVPVQVPPEIMAGGVDAGDQIRVFFTASAMGSGSPYVFVDFVRDLPLLLLAGVYLLVVLAVARVRGLMAIVGLLASMGVVVVFLLPALMAGGPPLPITLVGASAMMFIAVYLAHGVSIRTTTALLGTFVGLAITTLLAAWSTSAAELSGGSSDASIMMNAMLPGVGVRELLLCGIVIAGLGALNDVTITQASAVWELHSESPHAPRRRLFSRAMRIGRDHIASTVYTLAFAYVGAALPTLMLVMLYDRTLGSTLTAGEIAEELVRTLVSSIGLVLAIPATTALAALLVRTRGAASGASSTTAGDGDAELTGGAAGSDR
- a CDS encoding glycosyltransferase, which codes for MSLRVAMISVHTSPGAAPGAGDVGGMNVVIRQLSRELARLGSAVEILTRRTDPEAPASIELDPGVRLRHLDAGPAEVLPKSAHEALVPEFAKALGALPAYDLVHAHHWYSGVAAQAAAAAWGAPLVQSLHSIAAAPHTPLSAGERPESPGRLAAEEALASQADALHAVSAAERDIIVDRLGASRGRVTVIPPGVDTRQFHPGRAARPGADYLLMAARLEPLKGADLAIETLARIDPALVGELIISGGATSGFDDYVAGLHQLVADRGVAERVRFVGARDRDELARLMAGARLFLNPSHSETYGLTVLEASASGVPVVAAAAGGLVEAVRHGETGLVLHHRDPQLWADAVTGLLRDPAEARRVAEGGLVHARRHTWALMAERTLAAYRGLLQRS
- a CDS encoding TetR/AcrR family transcriptional regulator, encoding MESRSARGKTAKGQQTRDRIVAEATRIFARDGYRSGSLQRIAEACGLTQQGLLHYFRSKADLLQAVVEVREEETAAHVQAAAAHEDEVDGFVDGVRHNAKTPHLVELMTVLSAESTSPDHPTNQWFTDRYDRLVARIAAGITLEQSAGRWASSADPVTAARLVVAIADGLRLQRLLGHPELDHAQVLADTVFWLRTGSPPE
- a CDS encoding ABC transporter substrate-binding protein produces the protein MPSRSIVTRRSLLAASAGLFALAGCSQSEPTGGADKITWRDHLMAPRPLSMEMFEAFTSSAGMQVEYSDYDAPGLGQALQLAKQSGQMPDVFALGGLELPAATLFEQGWFAALPLSDASVDLLPEEAKLPGITAFDGAQYSLPIFSARDGNAYTWYLSSTVEEAGLDPDSPPETYDEFRQACRAVVQSSGGSVQGWMAKLGAIDHMGSNINNLVQAAGFQGANGLDYRTGEFSFASDPYLTVLEFLLSLKQDQLMLPGSVQLKDSPAITRWAAGEAAFHINDSHVAGVVKNQAEEVAGELRVGNVLVPDKGTPPQMYCNATGGMFWLSQESENQDAVGQLLDTFCTEDYFVRLAAMMGRPPLLLDAVKSAEVLPAYAQAQDWNAQQVHLGPIPSVRNPAVVTVSSQTRPVQPDFGDIVEGLFSGQITDARRALTELDSALSTERDRAIEAAAQKGAVASVEDWSFIDWQPGADYTTQTG
- a CDS encoding sulfatase family protein, which encodes MTETAPTAGRRPHIVLIVADDLGYGDLSCTGSSLVRTPRIDSLARDGALFSNMYAPAPTCTPSRAGLMTGRYAQRVGLPRVIFPEEPLGLSGEETTVAEMLAHAGYRCGIFGKWHLGARADHHPRRHGFDRFVGLPYSNDMHPLRLWVDDQELPEPVDQTMLTRRYTDEAIDFIDAAGDQPFFVYLPHTMPHIPLHVEESFRGTSDAGTYGDTVECIDHHVGRLLDHLEQRGLAEDTVVIFTSDNGPWFEGGTGGLRGRKIDTYEGGIKMPFVARWPGVIEEGRRVEGLGCFIDLLPTFAALAGTTPPADIDGIDISALLTGGTAGQDRSLFFLSNWSLNAVRRGRWKLHLDRFPTKDRRELPQLFDLERDPQECYNLRSLFPDEFDALLERATAFAEEIAAQRPQAEARAGMAPEQIYDPATFGTDAPPRESA